One window from the genome of Osmerus mordax isolate fOsmMor3 chromosome 19, fOsmMor3.pri, whole genome shotgun sequence encodes:
- the si:ch211-283g2.1 gene encoding sodium- and chloride-dependent GABA transporter ine, with product MSSTCAFLVPYLLMLVLLGIPLLYIELTVGQYMRRGPVQAMAKVCPLFKGVGLATVAISFIMCTYYNIIITWALYYLFSSFQSPLPWQNCNNTWNLDNCTDQASNSSSQSSTASQQFFNYRMLQLTGGVEETGTMRWELFLLLLLSWILIYLCIFKGVKSTGKVVYFTALFPYVILVALLINNVQLPGAMDGILFFIVPEWEKLKSVEVWVNAAAQIFNSIGIGFGSLMAMSSYNSFNNNILKDTLAIAITNSLTSILAGFVIFSAFGYMSFLQNVPVSELAVDGPGLVFVVYPQAFLTMPVAPLWASLFFFMLLCLGLDSQFAMVEVMVTSLMDGFGQSLMKYLRQKEMLVLVVCFTAFLLGIPHVMQVGIYVFQLMDHYTAIVSIMFLAFFEVVATCWIYGVKRLSDNLEEMTGNKPNIFFKVCWTVVSPLLVTVILIFSIIQFKPARYEGYVYPPWAQGIGWVIAMASIIWIPLGAIHTLWVLPGSFMQRLKSSITPFALHEKSDVPHYLESAGETYPNVAIMSSIIPLPEKPSIQTNL from the exons ATGAGCTCCACGT GTGCGTTCCTGGTCCCTTACCTGCTGATGCTGGTGCTTCTAGGGATTCCTCTGCTCTACATTGAGTTGACTGTGGGACAGTACATGAGGAGAGGGCCTGTTCAAGCCATGGCTAAAGTCTGCCCGTTGTTCAAAG GAGTGGGCCTGGCGACGGTTGCCATCTCCTTCATCATGTGTACATactacaacatcatcatcacctgGGCCCTGTACTACCTCTTCAGTTCCTTCCAGAGCCCACTACCCTGGCAGAACTGCAACAACACCTGGAACTTGGACAACTGTACTGACCAAGCGTCCAACTCTAGCTCACAATCTTCCACTGCCAGCCAGCAGTTTTTCAA CTACAGGATGCTGCAGCTGaccgggggggtggaggagacgggGACAATGAGATGGGaactcttccttctccttctcctgtcctGGATCCTCATCTACCTCTGCATCTTCAAGGGGGTCAAGTCAACTGGCAAg gtggtgtACTTCACAGCACTTTTTCCATATGTTATCCTGGTGGCTCTGTTAATAAACAACGTCCAGCTTCCTGGAGCAATGGATGGCATCCTCTTCTTCATCGTGCCTGAGTGGGAAAAGCTGAAGTCTGTGGAG gtgtgGGTTAACGCTGCTGCCCAGATCTTCAACTCCATAGGAATAGGCTTCGGCTCTCTCATGGCCATGTCTAGCTACAACTCCTTCAACAACAATATCTTAAA agaTACCCTAGCTATAGCCATTACCAACTCGCTGACCAGCATACTTGCAGGCTTTGTTATTTTCTCAGCCTTTGGCTACATGTCTTTTCTACAGAACGTACCAGTCAGCGAATTGGCCGTGGATG GACCAGGGCTGGTGTTTGTGGTTTACCCACAAGCCTTTCTGACGATGCCAGTGGCTCCGCTCTGGGCTAGCCTGTTTTTCTTCATGCTGTTGTGCCTTGGGTTGGACAGCCAG TTTGCCATGGTGGAGGTCATGGTGACCAGTCTGATGGATGGTTTTGGCCAGTCCCTGATGAAATACCTCAGGCAGAAGGAGATGCTGGTTCTAGTGGTCTGCTTTACTGCCTTCCTCCTGGGGATCCCTCATGTCATGCAG GTGGGGATCTATGTCTTCCAGCTGATGGACCACTACACAGCCATAGTGTCCATCATGTTCCTCGCCTTTTTCGAGGTCGTGGCTACCTGCTGGATATATG GGGTGAAGAGACTTTCCGACAATTTAGAGGAGATGACTGGAAATAAACCCAACATCTTCTTCAAAGTGTGCTGGACAGTGGTTTCTCCTCTTCTGGTTACG GTGATCCTGATTTTCTCCATCATCCAGTTTAAACCTGCCCGCTATGAGGGCTACGTGTACCCACCATGGGCTCAGGGGATTGGCTGGGTCATTGCCATGGCGTCTATCATCTGGATTCCTCTTGGAGCTATTCACACTCTGTGGGTCCTTCCGGGCTCCTTCATGCAG AGATTGAAAAGTTCAATAACGCCCTTTGCGCTCCACGAGAAGTCGGATGTGCCTCACTACCTGGAGAGCGCAGGGGAGACATACCCAAACGTAGCCATCATGAGTTCCATTATCCCTCTCCCCGAGAAGCCTTCCATCCAGACTAATCTCTGA